A stretch of the Ictidomys tridecemlineatus isolate mIctTri1 chromosome 5, mIctTri1.hap1, whole genome shotgun sequence genome encodes the following:
- the LOC101965908 gene encoding sperm motility kinase 2B, with translation MDSQSSEISVVPQGPSSCHEAVLRDHQYQVLRDIGCGGFGQVQLARHGPTGAEVAVKVLPKTVQNLPFLAEPHTMRSLKHPHVIQLFEVLETPQNIYMVMEHGGGGPLQDYVPEGGLQEEEARRLFRQIVSAVGYCHDRGFVHRDLKPENIVLDARGQVKLIDFGFSTTVHPGQKLREFWGTLSHFAPEIILRQAYEGSPVDIWSLGVILYFMLTGRCPFTGPTAKKMLRKIVRGAYCLPHRVSAPAQILLRQILTRDPRKRPTARQILQHPWLAQGEQPVPWDYGEALPTHPDPKILTVMFDMGYDLQDTCGSLAQGKFNAAMATYLILEHQKSQGAGVFQGTAAPPRVKPCPRPRPEDPSSSLVLPKRCPSEPSLRPLPLPLPCEPPLPEEAQVSGQRHIRIASQPAIHFHFPPARTPASDSASQTDSGQTCASRKFWKRVLGRIASCGLQLCCCIPRVSTKVAPM, from the coding sequence ATGGATAGCCAGAGTAGTGAGATTAGTGTAGTGCCGCAGGGGCCCAGCTCCTGCCACGAGGCAGTCCTGAGGGACCACCAGTACCAGGTCCTGAGGGACATCGGGTGTGGCGGGTTCGGCCAGGTCCAACTGGCCCGCCATGGCCCCACAGGAGCAGAGGTGGCAGTGAAGGTCCTGCCCAAGACAGTGCAGAACCTCCCGTTCCTGGCCGAGCCCCATACGATGAGGAGCCTGAAGCACCCCCACGTGATTCAGTTGTTTGAGGTGCTGGAGACGCCCCAGAATATCTACATGGTGATGGAGCACGGAGGTGGGGGCCCGCTCCAGGACTACGTCCCCGAGGGAggcctgcaggaggaggaggcgcGCAGGCTCTTCCGGCAGATAGTGAGCGCCGTGGGCTACTGCCACGACAGGGGCTTCGTGCACAGGGACCTGAAGCCAGAGAACATCGTGCTGGACGCCAGAGGCCAGGTCAAGCTGATCGACTTCGGCTTCAGCACCACGGTCCACCCTGGGCAGAAACTGCGCGAGTTCTGGGGCACCCTCTCCCACTTTGCCCCCGAGATTATCCTGAGGCAAGCGTACGAGGGCTCCCCGGTGGACATCTGGAGCCTGGGGGTCATTCTCTACTTCATGTTGACAGGGCGGTGCCCCTTCACGGGGCCCACGGCTAAGAAGATGCTGAGGAAGATCGTGCGGGGCGCCTACTGCCTCCCCCACCGCGTTTCGGCGCCAGCGCAGATCCTCCTCCGCCAGATCCTGACCCGGGACCCCCGCAAGCGGCCCACGGCCAGgcagatccttcagcacccctggcTGGCGCAGGGGGAGCAGCCTGTACCCTGGGATTATGGGGAAGCCCTCCCCACACACCCGGACCCCAAAATACTGACTGTCATGTTCGATATGGGATACGATCTGCAGGACACCTGCGGGTCTCTGGCCCAGGGGAAGTTCAATGCAGCCATGGCCACCTACCTCATCCTGGAGCACCAGAAAAGCCAGGGGGCCGGCGTGTTCCAGGGGACTGCTGCGCCCCCCAGGGTGAAGCCttgcccccgcccccgccccgagGATCCTTCCAGCTCCCTGGTTCTCCCCAAGAGGTGTCCCAGTGAGCCTTCCCTTCGCCCCTTGCCCTTGCCCTTGCCCTGTGAGCCTCCGTTGCCGGAGGAGGCCCAAGTGTCAGGGCAGAGGCACATCAGAATTGCCAGCCAGCCTGCCATCCATTTCCACTTTCCGCCTGCAAGGACCCCCGCATCGGATTCAGCCTCCCAGACCGACTCTGGGCAAACCTGTGCCAGCAGAAAGTTCTGGAAGCGAGTGTTGGGGAGGATTGCTTCCTGTGGGCTACAACTGTGCTGTTGCATTCCACGTGTCAGCACTAAGGTGGCTCCAATGTAA